TCGCAATGTAATAGAACTTGAACCGAATGCTGTTACTTCAATCCCGATTTCAACAATATCTCCCTGTTTGGCAGAACTAACGAAGTTGATTTCCGAAATGAACTTCGTAACCACTTTTGTGTTTTCTAACTGAATGATAGCATAGAGAGCAGCTTCTTCATCGATCCATTGTAATAACCTGCCTCCAAAAAGTGAATGATTAGGATTCAGATCTTCGGGTTTTACCCATTTTCTAGTGTGATAGTTCATACCTTAATAATTTGCCCCACAAATTTAGCGCTAAAAACTGGCTTAATCAAACGAATAGGATTTAGTTATCAAAAGAGAAATATTTATTTTCTCGATCAGAAAATTTCATCATTTCGCAATATCAAACTCATCATATCATCTTTTTTCATTTTTTATTATTTCCGTTTTATTTAATCATTTGATATATAGTGTTTTAAAAATAATGTAGTTGTGTTTATTAAAAAATATTCAATGATAAGCTTAAATAGATGTGGTTTTAACTTGCATTTTAGCAATTTAATAGTATTTGTTGCTATATAAGTGTCATTTTACTATAAGATCTAGTGTTAAAAAATATTTAATTTTCCCAAATATTGCTTATAATATTATTGATATACGTATATAAAATATTGTTTTACGATAATTTTTCTAAATAGATCAAATATGGGTGATAAAATACTTGTAAAAACGCTTTGATTTGAAATTTTAAATTGTATCTTGCGAACGTTTATATTTGGAATCAATATTTGTTCATTTAATATATGTTGCTTTTCTTTTATATACCAAATTTTTATTAATTATTATAATTTTATTTAACAATGAACATTTTTGTTTCAAACATCAATTACTCAACTAAAGAGTACGAATTACAAGATTTATTCGCAGAATTTGGAGAAGTATCTTCTGCTAAAATCATTACAGACAAGGAAACTGGACGTTCCAGAGGTTTTGGTTTCATAGAAATGGGAGAAGAAGAAGGAAAGCAAGCTATTGAAGCATTAAACGCAAAAGAATTTAACGGAAAAACACTTAACGTTTCAGAAGCTAAACCAAGAGAGGAGAAGCCAAGAAGAAGTTTCGATAACAACAGAAGTGGTGGTTATGGAAACAACAGAGGCGGTGGATACGGCGGTGGTAACAACCGTGGTGGAAACGGCGGCGGAAATCGTTGGTAAAAAATATAAGCGGCTTTTAAGCCGCTTTTTTTATGTCTTTTTATTTCGTGTTCCTTGTTAATTAATCAATATAAATAAATTTATACGATACTGTTTTACTTATTTATAAATATGCCTTCTTCGGGGGCTAATCTTTTTTCTTCTTTTTCTTTTTATCCCTGTTTTTCTTATCCTTTTTGGGATTAAGGATCTCATTGGCAATCTCCAGCTTCGGTATTTTGGTTTTTACCGGTTTTATTTCAATTTTAAGATCGAAATACTCTTTTAAATCATCCTGTGATATTAATTTTTCATTCAATAGGAATTGTAAGATCTCTTTTCCCGAATCATGAAAGAAGTTATGCGAAAGTTCTTTTAATAAAAACTTTTTATAATGTTCATAGGGTATGGTGACTGAATATTTAAAAATCCTGCCTTCTTTCTGTGTAGAAAGATATCCCTTTTCAACAAGGATCTTCAGGTAAGTGGATACAGTATTCTGGTGTGGTTTTGGTTCCGGATGCTGCTCCATAACATCTTTCAGGTAGAATGAATCGAGCTTCCAAAATAGCTTCATTAAGTTTTCTTCTGCAGTTGTAAGATGATTTATTTTCATAAGATATTCTAATGTTGAAAGTGTATACTGCAATAAAGATAAAGAAAAGAAATTAAAAATGCTATTGCTGCACCCATAAATACTTCTTTTATAGTATGCCTCTTTAATATTACTCTTGTAATTCCCACAAGAACAGCTATTCCCAGCCATAAAAGTCCCATTTTCCAACTAATGGCATAAAATAAGCCGGCGACAAAAACATTGAAGGCCGTATGCATAGAGCTTTTAATAAAAAAATTACTTATCTGTAAGGAAAAAAGGAGAATAAGGATAAAAAGCATTAGAAAATCCAGTGAGCCATATTTGATATAGTGAAAAAGTAAATAGGCAATCACAGCAATTGCAGCAAAAATATAAAATGTCTTCCTCTGAACCCTGTTTGAAACATCCATATTGGTATATCTTCCGGTTTTTACATTCCAGATCAACCAGATTATAATAGGAATTATAATGATAAGTAAAATAGGAAGAAAGTAAGTAACTGAGTCTTTAAGGGAATATTCACGAACACTTTTATAAACAAAGAATAAAAATAAAGATACCAGCGGACTGAAAAATTCTGAGATAATTCTGGAGATTTTATGCAATGCGGATGTTTGTTTTTCTTCCATGTTTAAATTAAAAACTCAAATATAACATTATAAGTAAAAAAACAATTGGTATGTATACAATAAAAACAAAGTTTTTTTTATAATTTTGCTCAACTATTTCATAATAAATAAGCAAGAGCTAGCACATGAAAGAATTTTCTAAAGAGGTATACCTTAAGTGGTATGAAGATATGACAATGTGGAGAAGGTTTGAAGACAAATGCCGTTCTCTTTATCTAAAACAAAAAATCAGAGGTTTTTTACATTTGTATAACGGTCAGGAAGCTATTCCAGCCGGATTTACCCATGCAATGGATTTAACCAAAGATAGTATGATTACTGCTTACAGATGTCATATTCATCCAATGGCAATGGGAGTAGACCCTAAAAGAATTATGGCGGAACTTTGCGGAAAGGCTACAGGTACATCCGGAGGTATGGGTGGATCTATGCATATTTTTAGTAAGGAGCACCGTTTTTACGGAGGTCACGGTATTGTAGGAGGACAAATTCCTTTGGGAGCTGGTATTGCTTTCGCTGATAAGTATTTTGACAGAAAAGCTGTAAATATCTGTTTCTTTGGAGATGGAGCAGCAAGACAGGGATCATTACATGAGACATTTAACATGGCAATGAACTGGAAGCTTCCGGTAGTATTTGTGGTAGAGAACAACCAGTATGCGATGGGAACTTCTGTAAAAAGAACTGCCAACCATGAAGATATCTACAAATTAGGATTAGGATATGAAATGCCTTGTCTTGCAGTAGATGCAATGGATCCTGAAAAAGTGGCTGAGGCAGCTTATGAAGCTATAGAAAGAGCAAGAAGAGGTGATGGTCCTACATTCATTGAAGCAAGAACATACCGTTACAGAGGTCACTCGATGTCGGATGCTGAGCCGTACAGATCCAAGGAAGAAGTATCTATCCATAAAAAAGATGATCCAATCGAATTGGTAAAAGAAAGAATCCTTGCGAATAACTGGGCTACAGAAGCAGAATTGGAAACTATTGAAAATAAATCCAGAGATTTTGTTGACGAATGTGTGGAATTTATGGAAAATTCTCCATATCCAACCGCGGAAAAAATCTATGAGTATGTATATGCACAGGAAGATTTCCCATTCGTAGATAAACTGGAAAACTAAACATAATAGGAGATCATATGATGATGACCGGGAGTTATTATCATATCCCTTTCATTATCAAATTATCAAATTAATTCATTATCATATTAAAAAATTATGGCAGAAGTAATTACAATGCCTCGTCTTTCCGACACAATGACGGAGGGGAAAGTGGCGAAATGGCATA
The sequence above is drawn from the Chryseobacterium daecheongense genome and encodes:
- a CDS encoding BlaI/MecI/CopY family transcriptional regulator, yielding MKINHLTTAEENLMKLFWKLDSFYLKDVMEQHPEPKPHQNTVSTYLKILVEKGYLSTQKEGRIFKYSVTIPYEHYKKFLLKELSHNFFHDSGKEILQFLLNEKLISQDDLKEYFDLKIEIKPVKTKIPKLEIANEILNPKKDKKNRDKKKKKKKD
- a CDS encoding RNA-binding protein; this encodes MNIFVSNINYSTKEYELQDLFAEFGEVSSAKIITDKETGRSRGFGFIEMGEEEGKQAIEALNAKEFNGKTLNVSEAKPREEKPRRSFDNNRSGGYGNNRGGGYGGGNNRGGNGGGNRW
- a CDS encoding ABC transporter permease, encoding MEEKQTSALHKISRIISEFFSPLVSLFLFFVYKSVREYSLKDSVTYFLPILLIIIIPIIIWLIWNVKTGRYTNMDVSNRVQRKTFYIFAAIAVIAYLLFHYIKYGSLDFLMLFILILLFSLQISNFFIKSSMHTAFNVFVAGLFYAISWKMGLLWLGIAVLVGITRVILKRHTIKEVFMGAAIAFLISFLYLYCSIHFQH
- the pdhA gene encoding pyruvate dehydrogenase (acetyl-transferring) E1 component subunit alpha — its product is MKEFSKEVYLKWYEDMTMWRRFEDKCRSLYLKQKIRGFLHLYNGQEAIPAGFTHAMDLTKDSMITAYRCHIHPMAMGVDPKRIMAELCGKATGTSGGMGGSMHIFSKEHRFYGGHGIVGGQIPLGAGIAFADKYFDRKAVNICFFGDGAARQGSLHETFNMAMNWKLPVVFVVENNQYAMGTSVKRTANHEDIYKLGLGYEMPCLAVDAMDPEKVAEAAYEAIERARRGDGPTFIEARTYRYRGHSMSDAEPYRSKEEVSIHKKDDPIELVKERILANNWATEAELETIENKSRDFVDECVEFMENSPYPTAEKIYEYVYAQEDFPFVDKLEN
- a CDS encoding acyl-CoA thioesterase, with translation MNYHTRKWVKPEDLNPNHSLFGGRLLQWIDEEAALYAIIQLENTKVVTKFISEINFVSSAKQGDIVEIGIEVTAFGSSSITLRCEVRNKMTHQTIITVDKIVMVNLGEDGNPLPHGKTQVEFVKDRLNNQL